The Electrophorus electricus isolate fEleEle1 chromosome 4, fEleEle1.pri, whole genome shotgun sequence region GAATTGCTACAAAAAACTTATTCTCCCTGCATCTTACAATGTTCAGCATGGAATGTCCTGCTCCTGGGTcagttcagtggcttctagcatggactaTCAGAGGAAAAATTTGTGCTTTTATGatagaaacaaaaaaattgtttcATAAGACTAAATGAACATTTGTTCATAAGACAAtgcataatatttatttacagaattacagcatttacTGTACTACAGTATTTTCACCTTTTAGCTTTTAGCCTATTAGCCTTTTAGCCTATGAGCAAGGAAGCTAATAGCAAGGAAGCTAATAGTTTAGCCCTTTAGCAATGAAGCTTACATTGTGTTTTAGTAAATTGTCAAACATTGTTTTGAAGttttagcaaaataaaacattgcacaTTTGATTTACAGTGACTGACAACTTCTTGTGCATTTTTAGAGGTTTTTGGGCAGTGGAAAATGCCATGTAGCGACTGATTACCTTCATGTAGATGATaaaaattgttcactttatcTGACAAGACCCTGGTTACTAGCATCCAAAAACATAacaaacccccaaaataaaaggcatttttgatttttggacattttcttctgtattagatgagctcaaatagaacctaaatgatgggggtgggggggagcctgtatttgaatgaatgtcatgaatgtgaatgaatgtctaaTTCAGtatgaatcctgaatgatcattgagCTATATAgaagtacaaatcattcaaaaatgagcttaaatTTGAAGATGCATATAggggtattttttttcttcagatgaAGTGATCCTGTATTGTGCTGTAGTGAACAGCAGTGTTTGCTTTAACTTTAACATTAGCAGTAGATGAATGGACGCTGTTAGTGGGGGTATAAGACAAGACTACAGAGATCTATAGAGCATGTCATTTGAATTTAGCTCTAACTTGGTCCCAGTGATCATTCCTGCCATCTGCACTCATGATAGCAGCTCCATTCATGCATTCTGTGTTCTGCTCAGATCTGTGGGTCTCCACTGTTTGCTGCTCCACTAAGCCTCTGTTCAGTGGTCCCCTGgcagcactcccacactctgAATCTCCTCGTGTAGCACTTGAATGTCAGCTTGTAAACTCAGATAACAAACTCCAAAAAAATAATTCCCAACACTATCATTTTCAGTTAGACAGCAAATATGTTCAGAAACCTGATGAGCCATTTTCTGATCTGTTTCGTTTGGTATCCAACAGGAACTGAACTGTTGCTGTATCTGTAGCACTAATCTTAATAATGTGAAAATTACAAGGAACAGTGACTAGTTTTGGTTTCCGTATTCTTAATAATCTGacactgtattttttaaaatgtcttctgaAAGTAaggaaaatatagaaaatatacaaAGAAGCAAATCTAAGCAGAGAAGTATCTGAATAGTAAGGAAGTAGGAAGAGATGATGCTACTTCGCTGCATAGCCTGAGCAGGTGGTTCAAAGGCGAGACATAACAGACCAAAAGAAAGGACACCCCTGTCTGCTATGTTTTTCCTTTAAGAAATGGAGGCAATGCTGCAGGTCCTGTCTGAAATGCCAGAGTTGACATATAAGGTTGTCATCCATATACTTAGCATATATTGGAGTGCAATGTTGTTTCTTCAGGTCTATGatgtaaaacaacaacaatatagcAGCGCTACACCCAGAAATACAAAGTGTACAAAGGAGAAAATTTTTGGGCCAATATGCCAGACTTCTTTAGGCTAGTAAAGTGGAGAaggggggaaaataaataaatatatatacactgttaTACTGTACTTAgaatggtgttttgttttggtttttttatctCATTGGGCTTTCTTATGAAATAGGTACTAGAGAGTCCTGATGATCTCTGATGTTCTGTCCAAGATGGTTTGTAATTGCAATGGATCCATTCAGATAATCCATTCAGATAATACCCACAGGAAGAATAATTAATCTTGTGTAATGTTTTGACACAAATAAGAATTATTTGAATTGAATAattaaaacaacccaaaaaaaaatttgagacaagaaaaacagaggaaaagcttttcatttgtaaatatgaaaaGGTCTAATGAGGACTATAGGTTTGTAGCAAATTCTGACTAAAGCAGTGTCTTTGACTATATGGCCATTCTTTTCAATcttaaataaatagctaaagAATGTGTTATTTATATGTTACAGTCTAAGGtgaacattttctgattttacAGGGAGAACATACAGCTCTTTGTGCAGACAGACTGCAGCATTATGAAGAAGGTCTCAAAAAGCAAACAGATGAGCTCTTTACAAGACTTAATTTAAAAGTCAATAAGAGACTGAAGCCAGCAGACATTCTTCAAATATCATCTCAGTCATTATACTGCCAAGAACCTGTTGCTGAGAAAGAACTGGTTCAGAGGTTCTTACAAAAACTTATGATGGGGAATAACAGAGCAAGATACATTTCAGTTAAAGAAACAGTGAGTGAGATGAATCACATCCAATCAGGTACAGCAACTGGAGAGGAGAGTGACACGTTTGCAGACTTTTTTCACATAAGACCAGTTTCAATTGATGAAACAACACATAAACATCCTCTTCACCCCATGGATGTCCAGATTGCAGTGTTCCACTGCTCAGACCATTTCCTAAAGCAGCTCCTAGTGACTAAATTGTCCCAGTGTCAGTACGCACTGCCTTTGCTGGTGCCTGATCCCTTCACAAGACACATTGAGTTTCCTCTGTGGACATTTAGACAAATCAAGAAGACCTGGAAGACCACCGAAATATCTGGTAAAGAGACCACTTTTACTAATCCAATTTATGATGCTAAAACTCCAATGGTGGCGTTCTTTAGGTTTGGCTCTGTATTGTCTGATCAATGAAAAACATGACACATTCTTCCACAGACACTGCCCAGGTAGCAGCAGAAACCGTCTACTGATGGATGGAGTGGTGGAGATTGCCTGGTATCTCCCATCTGAGAAGAGCACTGATTATTTCCCTGACTGTGTAGCATTCTGTAATCTCCATGGTGATGCAGAAACTAATAAGGAACAACTAGAGATTCTTACTAAAATGTCCTCTGTGAATGTTGTACTTCTAGGTGATCAACAGCACATTAGTAGAAATGAAGAAATACTGCAAAGGCTTTTTAATGGGCCAAAGCCACTCATTTGTTTACTGCCTGAGAATAGTTCAAATGTCACTGGGACAAAGAGCCTGAAATTCAAAATTGGTCTTAAAGACAGAGGTCAGGGAACTGTATCTAAGGAGCTCAGAAAGAGCATTAACACATGTTTATCAAAATCAGTCTCCACTTTCAGGATTGAGGATGTGGGTAAAAACAGTGGAATCATAACAGATGAGAATAGTCATGAGTGTCAAAAAGGGAAAGATGCTGCTCTTCAGATCACATGGCTGCTGAATGGAAAGGACATGTCAAGCATTAAGGAGATGTATCTGCCTTGTCAAGGGGAACTGTGGCATATGTGGTgccaaatgaacaaaaagaaatataaattttGCTGTAGTGATACAGAGAAGCAAATTAGTAAAATACAGAAGGAAATGAATCAGATTCGTGTACAACAGCATGAACATGGGGTCACACCACTTGTGCAGCTGTTCATTCAATCTATGAATTCACATTTTCCACTATcaaatgaaaagtgctattTTCTTAATTGGATTAAAACCCTGCTTGACAAGTACTCAACAGAGGGTCTCTCTGCTCTTTATCAAGAATTTGATGAAAAGTGGTCAAAACATTTAAGAATGAAAAAGCAACATGTTGAATCAGAACAGATAAAACATGAACAGGAACAACTTGAAATAATATCTGAAAAAGTAAAGGCAACAAATTTTGGTCTGGAACACATCCTCAGAGAAATGGGGCAGATATATGAGTCATCTGTATCTTTCCAAATGGGCCAGAAAGAAGATAAAGAGTCAAAATTATTTCTCCCCAAACTTGCAGCACAGCTCATGATGTCTGGACACATGATGGAGCTGATGGATGGTGATGCTGCTCATGTTCCAGTAGTCTGGGTTTCAGCAGTTCTTGATGAACTCATCAAGATCCTGGGAGACCAAAGAGTCTTTGTGTTGTCAGTCTTGGGGATCCAGAGTTCTGGGAAATCCACCATGCTGAATGCTATGTTTGGACTCCAGTTTGCAGTCAGTGCAGGCAGGTGTACCAGAGGAGCCTTTATGCAGCTTGTCAAAGTGTCAGAAGAGATGAAGTCAGAACTGAATTTTGACTACATTGTAGTTGTTGATACTGAAGGTCTTCAATCTCCTGAGTTGACCAGAAAATCAAGCAGATGTCATGACAATGAATTGGCAACATTTGCAGCAGTACTTGGAAATATGACTTTGATCAACATTTTTGGTGAAAGCCCTGCTGAAATGCAGGACATCCTTCAGATTACTGTTCATGTCTTCCTGAGAATTAAGATGCTCAGACTGAACCCTGgctgtatgtttatatttcagaatGTTCCAGATGTCACAGCTAAGGAGAAAAACATGGAAGGTAGGCAGCGTTTGAAAGAAAAACTAGACAAGATGACAAAGCTAGCTGCCCAGGAGGAAGGCTGTGATGCAGAGtgtttcagtgatgtcattgaATTTGATGTAGAGGAGGATGTGAGGTACATTGCACAGCTCTGGGAAGGTAGCCCACCCATGGCTCCACTAAACCCATCATACAGTGAAAACATTGAGGAACTGAAGCAAACTATAATCTCCAAAGCTGGACAGAAAGGTGGTATAAAGCTGTCTGATTTCAAAACCCGAATCATAGCCCTGTGGGAAGCACTTCTGAGTGAGAactttgtttacagttttagaAACACAAGAGAGATTGCAGTGCACCGGAGGTTGGAGGAGGAGTATCAGAAATGGACCAAGAGTCTAAAGCATGCCATGTCAGAGATACAAAACAAACTGAGCACTAAAATCAACAACTGGCTACACAAAGTGGAGTACAAAGACCTTCAAGAGGAAATGAAAGAACCTCTTGAAAAAGTGTATAAATCATTGGAGCATTACTTTGAAGAaaatagagaggagagaagtatCCTACAACaatggagagagaaatttaaagaaaatattaatgatgtgtATGAAAATCTTCTTAAATCAACAAAAACTGAGTTGGATGAAGTCTTTGAGAAATGACTCTCTTGTTCCTTCCTCTAAAAGCTTTTTCTGAAATTATGTGCCCCATGACTTCCTTGTATGAACCTGTCATTAAAGAATGCGAGAGCCATGAATAAATGTTCCTACCAAGTTACAGTGGTGGTTTCCTCAAAGTGACAAAACTGAATTATCTGTTGTGACTTGACTTGTACTACCAGAAATCTTGGACAAAATGTCACATATATTTATGAACCAatacagagacagcagcagcaaagaTAATTTACTCCATGCTGGTGTGTTACTCTATAGATGAATatgtgactatatatatatggtttatCTGAAGGATATTGTCCCTCAGTATGTTTGATCTAGAGCAACAAAAATCATTGCATCTGATTATCAGTTGCATCTTATTCCAACAAGAGTATGTTGTCATAATAGTCTGTATTGTCAGCTTTGTCTGTCAAGTTGACAACTATATGAAGTGATAGATTTTTTGTGAATTATATGATAGCACATCATAACTGATTTCACATACATACCTAGTTATTTTTTGATATGATAATGCTGATGATGACACAATGTGCCAAGTAAAGCTATTTGCAAAATTTAACAAAAGAGACGACTTTCATCAGATACTTTGTATTATCCTCTGTACTATCATAAAAATGACATGACAAACTGCTGTGTAATAGAAATTTTATTGAAGTATTTGACACTGACAATTTTTGCCCTGTAATGACACATTTCAGTCTATTTTAATTGGCCCTTTTATGAATTCCACTGGTATGACTTTTATGAATCTTTTGCAATTATATTGAGCTATATATACTAAATGCTTACTTTATGATACTTTATAAATATGCTTTTTTGTTGaaattaacaaatatataatcCTCATTATTTTATGATTAACGTGTTtctccctagtctttgttaagCTTGCATACTATCTAGTATACTACTGAacttggaggggggggggaatgaatgaatgacagtGGTGGTTtcttaaaactgaaataaacatgaTGTTACTTCACTTGCTCTACCAGAATTCTTAGCCAAACATTCAACATTATTTCCATTTGATGGACCATTAAAGAGACAGCAGGTACAAAGGCAAATTACTCCATAATATAAATGTGATTTGCAAACCTGAGGTAGATCCACATGCCTCCATCCCAGTCAATGTCTCTGATGACCTCTTCAAGACATGCTAGAAAAAGCTTCGGAGAGATGGTGTTACGCTTTACGCTCTTCTCGACTGGGTCTCACACTGGTGATGGCAGTATTGCCATGCTGGCAGTGCAAACAGTTTGCCTGCCTGCGGAGGTCCATGTACTGCACTGTGACTCCTTGCTTCTTGAGGGACTCTAGCACTGCTTTTATCTCAATGCTGTTGAAGGCTGTCCACAGAGGCATATTAtaatctcttgctctctctagcAGCTGTGTCAAGAGTGAATATGTGATCTGTCATTCTGTAGTTATTCCTGAAACCAGCCTGCTTTATAGACTGCTGCTCATCCAGTTGTGATAATTGATTCACAATTACCTTTGTGAACAGTTTATATATGTGAGGGAGCAGGCATATAGGGTGCTAGTTCTTAGATCTTTTCAATGACCCTTCTTGTACAGCAGGATAATATTCAACTCTTTCTAATGAAGGAATTTTCCCTTCAACATAATGGCAATTGATGCACAGAGCAAGGATTTACCAAAGTTGTTCTTCATCTGACAGCAACATCTCAGATGTTATATTATCTTTTTCTGATGCTTTTCCTTTATTCATCATCTTCATGGCTCTCTCAACTTGACTGACCAGAATGGATGGCACTTTCTCCCTTACATGGTCCAACATCAGAGGCTTGACCCTCACAGATGACTTAAAATGGTTTGTGCAAATGGTTTTACAAACCTCTTTCATTTAACCTTTGTCAGTCACCATGATGCCATCTTTGTTTTTTAGTGTTATAAAGTGTCATGTCCCTCTTGCATTTCTTGAGACTTTGCTGTTCTTACACAGTCCTCGGGAGTCTTTCTTTCCAGTATCTTTCAAAGTCTTCCTGCAGATGTTGTCTTATCATCTTGCAGAGAACACAATACTTGATGTGACCTTTACTATCTCTTAACatgttcctctccctctccagcaaCTTCTTAGTGTGCTTCTAGATTCTTCCCTTGGGTTCCTTTGGACTGGAAACCTTCACCTTCCTTAAGCACTTCTTCAACTTCTGGACCAAAGATTGATAATCTATTCCCTGAAGCTGATCCCAGGTTTCCTTTCCAGTGTAGTCCCTCAGCTTTGTCTCATCAAATACCTTCATTCAATAATTCTTCAACCTCAAAtcgtaagggttggcaccaggctgaggtcccctctggccaccagggggaggcttcgagtcaggcacactactaatcaggcttgattagtttttccttttgttttgtcatgctTTATGGAAGCTGCAGTCTAGCAGATGCTCGTTCGCCTCGCAACCAAGCAGCCGAGGTTTGACTCCCCAGAGTTGGTTTTTACctctcttgttttacctgttctaagatctaactgttttgcacatgggCCCGCCATCATTAAAGAATGGTAGCTCACCCAAAAGAGTGTCAGTATCATTACCTatctgtcctgggtttgagcccattACACAAATGCAGTTCTTTCTACTACCTTCTCTCATGAGGCACAGTCTTTACCTGCACAAGACAGTGGTCACTCCAGATCCTCATCAGTTGTTGACCAGGATATAAACTCTCATAGGATCTCTTGCATTTGGAGAGATCCCAGTCCATCTCTTTTCTAGATCCTTCTGAAATAGGCAGTTCCCAGTGTAAAGCTTACTTACCTATGCCATGGTGACTAAATGTTCTcctctcttatttttttttctcccattttGAATCCTCCCACTTATCATTCACCTTGCTGCCCCTTCCTGACCTTGGCACTGAAGTCTCCCATTATGATGGTGTAAGTGGATTTCAATGCTAGGGTTGGTTCTAACATGCAGTAGAACTCTTCCACATCCTTGTCACTGGCAAACTTGGTATAGGAGACTCTTGAAGCCCATTCCTTGCAGAGGATGAACCCAATGCCTCCTACTACTCTTGCACTATTTGTATTTTCCAGTGACATAATCTTTCCATCTCCCTGCTGTGCCATGCTTCACCGAGCCCTGACACATCACACTTGatcttgtttttctcttccttgAGATGGTTTGTGGCAATCCTCCTTGCCAAAGACCTACAGGTGTAGGTGCATGAGGCAAGGTTAATCCTCACCACCATAAAACGATCCAACAGACATGCAGGGTACAGAGgcccttttacatttttaatttcccATTTGCTTTTTGCTCCTTTAAAGTACAGCCACCCCGCTGGCTAGGCAAGCAGGCTATTAACTTTCCAGTTTAGCTGGATTCTGAGCTCTACTATATGTCTGCTTCTGCTAAGGCAGTCCACCTATAGGGTGAGCGGTCTGTCCTGTACCTTTGGACAATGGTAGGACCTGCCAGGGTACATATGCACCCAGCTACCATAGCTACACAGACATTGTTACTGTTGTGGCACTTTGAGGCACTGAAGTAGGATTTTGCAACATCAAAATTAACATACTAacaagtaatatttttattgtcattttttgttattgtccTTTGGAAATAATGTGAATAAACACCTAGTAGTTTAAGGTTAACTTAAGTAGGACTCCAATATAGGAAATTGCTTAGAGAAGGTAATGaaatacatgtttgtgttgaaATGACAACCAACAGTTAGATAAAGATGTGATGTAATATATGTCAGTGACAAAAAGAATGTCAAAGCCTCAGGATTTTAATCAGTGGACCTAAAGTCTGTATCTACATGAAACAGTTATCTCTGTGTATAATGAATCCTCATTAATTCCACA contains the following coding sequences:
- the LOC118241142 gene encoding LOW QUALITY PROTEIN: interferon-induced very large GTPase 1-like (The sequence of the model RefSeq protein was modified relative to this genomic sequence to represent the inferred CDS: inserted 2 bases in 1 codon), with product MISDVLSKMGEHTALCADRLQHYEEGLKKQTDELFTRLNLKVNKRLKPADILQISSQSLYCQEPVAEKELVQRFLQKLMMGNNRARYISVKETVSEMNHIQSGTATGEESDTFADFFHIRPVSIDETTHKHPLHPMDVQIAVFHCSDHFLKQLLVTKLSQCQYALPLLVPDPFTRHIEFPLWTFRQIKKTWKTTEISGKETTFTNPIYDAKTPMVAFFRFGSVLXLINEKHDTFFHRHCPGSSRNRLLMDGVVEIAWYLPSEKSTDYFPDCVAFCNLHGDAETNKEQLEILTKMSSVNVVLLGDQQHISRNEEILQRLFNGPKPLICLLPENSSNVTGTKSLKFKIGLKDRGQGTVSKELRKSINTCLSKSVSTFRIEDVGKNSGIITDENSHECQKGKDAALQITWLLNGKDMSSIKEMYLPCQGELWHMWCQMNKKKYKFCCSDTEKQISKIQKEMNQIRVQQHEHGVTPLVQLFIQSMNSHFPLSNEKCYFLNWIKTLLDKYSTEGLSALYQEFDEKWSKHLRMKKQHVESEQIKHEQEQLEIISEKVKATNFGLEHILREMGQIYESSVSFQMGQKEDKESKLFLPKLAAQLMMSGHMMELMDGDAAHVPVVWVSAVLDELIKILGDQRVFVLSVLGIQSSGKSTMLNAMFGLQFAVSAGRCTRGAFMQLVKVSEEMKSELNFDYIVVVDTEGLQSPELTRKSSRCHDNELATFAAVLGNMTLINIFGESPAEMQDILQITVHVFLRIKMLRLNPGCMFIFQNVPDVTAKEKNMEGRQRLKEKLDKMTKLAAQEEGCDAECFSDVIEFDVEEDVRYIAQLWEGSPPMAPLNPSYSENIEELKQTIISKAGQKGGIKLSDFKTRIIALWEALLSENFVYSFRNTREIAVHRRLEEEYQKWTKSLKHAMSEIQNKLSTKINNWLHKVEYKDLQEEMKEPLEKVYKSLEHYFEENREERSILQQWREKFKENINDVYENLLKSTKTELDEVFEK